In the Lascolabacillus massiliensis genome, one interval contains:
- a CDS encoding EpsG family protein — MYHLLFVILLAFSFFEFFGKNDKIIERCLFILMLLFVTFRYGQGSDYFNYIYLFDVSANSFENALQNKDFSILTQEISFTALSYIWLKILHFSPESLNALFSFVSFVLVWLFINKYSLKPITSLLFFYCVFYLIYPFSAIRQSISISIFIYYLIPLLQNRSYLKFYLLSLLLFTIHYSSIILFVIPVVNLIKNYKTSQVYIVSVIALTIGLLLHQFLFSFFTAIEVIAGKISYYTENVGLDITSLLLRIIIFVPILFTHKIFEKDSTRELFLKIYILGFMIYLVFMTSPLISSRINVYMRYLEIILLVDFLVYFFFKKWNRILSYSFIIAIMTILYIKNINSFIDQGPYYSDVNLVNYPYVSIFNKHTIIETRSIPSYYQQYVLYD, encoded by the coding sequence ATGTATCATCTTTTATTTGTCATATTGTTAGCTTTTTCATTTTTTGAATTTTTTGGTAAAAACGACAAAATAATAGAAAGATGCTTATTTATTCTGATGCTACTTTTTGTCACATTTAGGTACGGTCAAGGGTCAGATTATTTTAATTACATTTACTTATTTGATGTTTCTGCAAACAGTTTTGAAAATGCATTACAGAATAAAGATTTTAGTATTCTTACACAAGAGATAAGTTTTACAGCTCTCTCATATATATGGTTAAAGATACTGCATTTTTCACCGGAATCTCTCAATGCTTTATTCTCATTTGTTTCATTTGTACTGGTATGGTTATTTATAAATAAATATAGCCTTAAACCAATTACAAGCCTTCTGTTTTTCTATTGCGTATTCTATCTGATTTATCCTTTCAGTGCTATAAGGCAATCAATTTCCATTAGCATATTTATATACTATCTTATCCCTCTTCTTCAAAATAGGTCCTATTTAAAGTTCTATTTATTAAGCTTATTACTTTTTACTATCCATTATTCAAGTATTATACTTTTTGTTATTCCAGTTGTCAATTTGATCAAGAATTACAAAACTTCTCAAGTTTATATCGTTTCAGTAATTGCTTTAACAATTGGATTATTATTGCATCAATTTCTATTTTCTTTTTTTACTGCTATAGAGGTAATTGCAGGAAAAATAAGTTACTATACAGAAAATGTTGGATTAGATATTACTAGTTTACTATTAAGGATAATAATATTTGTTCCTATTTTATTTACTCACAAAATATTTGAAAAAGATTCTACACGTGAACTATTTCTAAAAATATATATTCTCGGTTTCATGATTTATTTGGTATTTATGACCAGTCCATTGATTTCATCTCGAATAAATGTCTATATGAGATATTTAGAGATAATTTTACTTGTTGATTTCTTAGTTTATTTTTTCTTTAAGAAATGGAATAGAATCCTAAGTTATAGTTTTATTATCGCTATTATGACTATTCTATATATTAAGAATATCAACTCGTTTATTGATCAAGGGCCTTATTACTCCGATGTAAATCTTGTCAATTACCCCTATGTTTCTATTTTTAACAAACATACGATCATAGAGACTAGAAGTATACCCTCTTACTATCAACAATACGTCTTATATGACTAA
- a CDS encoding glycosyltransferase, with translation MTKKILQINSVVNTGSTGRIAEGIGQAAMSVGWESYIAYGRNERPSTSKTLRIGSSWDLKLHGIQTRLFDNHGLASDRATNKFINDIELIKPNIIHLHNIHGYYLNYNILFEYLNKTNIPIVWTLHDCWPITGHCIYFTYVGCEKWKTECYKCPQKKEYPASWIFDRSRKNYILKKSLFKNIPNLTLIPVSDWLSGLIKISFLKDKPTKVIHNGIDTNVFRPTSGISFRMKHKLQDKFIILGIANIWEPRKGLKDFFDLSILLNDQFQIVLVGLNSRQIKQLPNNIIGIKRTESVNELVELYQDSDVFVNPTYEDNFPTTNLESLACGTPVITYKTGGSPEAIDDSTGIIVEQGNIIKLVDAINEIKSKGKMYYSDACVERAHRLYRKEDRYKEYIDLYESLIK, from the coding sequence ATGACTAAAAAAATTTTACAAATAAATTCAGTAGTTAATACAGGTTCTACAGGTAGGATTGCTGAAGGAATAGGTCAAGCTGCAATGTCAGTTGGTTGGGAAAGTTATATCGCATACGGAAGAAATGAACGACCCAGCACATCTAAAACACTAAGAATTGGAAGTAGTTGGGATCTAAAACTACATGGAATTCAAACAAGATTATTTGATAATCATGGACTGGCTTCTGATAGGGCTACTAATAAATTTATAAATGACATTGAATTAATCAAACCGAATATTATACATCTTCATAATATACATGGTTATTATCTGAATTATAATATATTATTTGAATATTTAAACAAAACTAATATTCCTATTGTGTGGACTCTTCATGATTGTTGGCCAATTACCGGACATTGTATTTATTTTACATATGTTGGTTGTGAGAAATGGAAAACAGAATGCTATAAATGTCCCCAGAAAAAAGAATACCCAGCCAGCTGGATATTCGATAGATCAAGAAAAAACTATATACTTAAGAAGAGCTTATTTAAGAATATCCCTAATTTGACTTTAATTCCTGTGTCTGATTGGTTATCAGGATTAATTAAAATATCATTCTTAAAAGACAAACCAACAAAAGTAATTCACAATGGTATAGATACAAATGTTTTCAGACCTACTTCTGGTATTAGTTTTCGAATGAAACACAAATTACAGGATAAATTTATAATACTTGGTATTGCTAACATTTGGGAACCACGAAAAGGTCTAAAAGATTTTTTTGATTTGAGTATATTACTTAATGATCAATTCCAAATTGTATTAGTTGGATTGAACAGTAGGCAGATTAAACAGTTACCTAATAATATTATAGGTATAAAAAGAACTGAAAGTGTAAATGAGCTCGTTGAATTGTATCAAGATAGCGATGTATTTGTGAATCCAACTTACGAAGATAATTTCCCAACAACTAATTTAGAATCATTAGCCTGCGGTACACCGGTAATTACATACAAAACTGGAGGCAGTCCGGAGGCTATTGATGATTCTACAGGTATAATAGTGGAGCAGGGAAATATAATCAAGTTGGTGGATGCTATCAATGAAATTAAAAGTAAAGGTAAAATGTATTATTCCGATGCTTGTGTAGAAAGAGCACATAGACTTTACAGAAAAGAGGATAGGTATAAAGAGTATATCGATTTGTATGAGTCGCTTATAAAATAA
- a CDS encoding Gfo/Idh/MocA family protein produces the protein MSIRLKKVLRYTSIYGIARTLTKVAGRKRGLFIFRPFFFNKDPFIGLLGCGQFQFSTIAFYLSKYHTNRFYFCYDVNKNNANSLAGFYKVPHIINNYEDIFKLQKTKLVYIASNHATHAEYAIEFLKKNVDVFCEKPICVNFNQFDSLLETIKNSSASFFAGYNRPYSKAIQKIKSQYKLKNNISKKFTLNCFISAHDIQKDHWYRNPEEGTRVCGNIGHWLDLMIHIYNWRGYIPKDFLVQIAYSNKKEPDDNISISITTPEGDLTSITISSRTEPFEGINETINFQYDTIIAKIDDFRKITIWDNEKKYTQKYFPKDVGHKRSVMQPFKKENRDLSEVIASTELMLNITEMVINTITEKHIILTRKL, from the coding sequence ATGTCAATTAGATTAAAGAAGGTATTACGTTATACATCTATTTATGGAATAGCCAGAACATTAACCAAAGTTGCTGGAAGAAAGAGAGGGTTGTTTATTTTCAGACCATTCTTTTTTAATAAAGATCCATTTATTGGCTTGCTGGGTTGTGGACAATTTCAATTTTCAACTATAGCTTTTTATTTATCTAAATATCACACAAATCGTTTTTATTTCTGTTATGATGTGAATAAAAATAATGCGAATTCACTTGCTGGTTTTTATAAAGTTCCACATATCATTAATAATTATGAAGATATTTTTAAGCTACAAAAAACAAAACTTGTTTATATAGCTTCAAATCATGCTACCCATGCAGAGTATGCAATAGAGTTTTTAAAAAAGAATGTTGATGTATTTTGTGAAAAACCTATTTGTGTGAATTTCAATCAATTCGATTCTCTTTTGGAAACTATCAAAAATAGTTCAGCAAGTTTTTTTGCTGGCTATAATAGACCTTACTCAAAAGCTATACAAAAAATAAAAAGTCAATACAAATTAAAAAATAATATAAGTAAAAAATTTACACTTAATTGTTTTATCTCTGCTCATGATATTCAAAAGGATCATTGGTATAGAAATCCAGAGGAAGGCACACGTGTATGTGGAAATATTGGACATTGGTTAGATTTAATGATTCATATTTATAATTGGAGGGGATATATACCAAAAGATTTTCTTGTTCAAATAGCATATTCAAATAAGAAAGAACCAGATGATAATATTTCTATTTCAATCACTACGCCAGAAGGAGATTTGACTTCTATTACAATTTCTTCTCGAACAGAGCCATTTGAGGGTATAAATGAAACGATAAACTTTCAATATGACACTATTATTGCTAAAATTGATGATTTTAGAAAAATAACTATTTGGGATAATGAAAAGAAATATACTCAAAAATACTTCCCAAAAGACGTAGGGCACAAACGTTCTGTTATGCAACCATTTAAGAAAGAAAACCGAGATTTAAGTGAAGTAATTGCATCTACAGAACTTATGTTAAATATAACCGAAATGGTGATAAATACCATAACCGAAAAACATATCATATTAACTCGTAAACTATAA
- a CDS encoding bi-domain-containing oxidoreductase codes for MKQIIQSFKTGETILEEVPVPQVKRGCLLIKTSKSLVSIGTERMLVEFGKSNYLQKAKQQPDKVKQVLDKIKTDGLKPTVEAVFNKLGEPIPLGYCNVGEVIAVGEGVSGFEVGDRVASNGAHAEFVCVPKNLVAHIPDNVSDEEAAFTVVGSIGLQGIRLLNPTLGETVVVIGLGLIGLLTAQLLKANGCRVIGSDLDEEKLALAEKWGIIPFNSGKGDVVKFVEEQTGGVGADGVIITASANTDTIISQAARMSRKRGKIVLVGVIGLNISRAEFYDKELTFQVSCSYGPGRYDDNYEQKGMDYPLPFVRWTEQRNFESVLYAISSGALQVKEMITEVVPLDEYKKIYGDIGSHKSIATIISYDSGEKNLPSHTVSFAINSFKGAKGVIGVVGAGNFTKMTLMPALKNSGAYFKYIASQGGLSSTTLAKKFGFSHSTTDYREILKDDEVDTLFIITRHDLHAKLVVEGLQAGKNVFVEKPLALNEKELQNIIDVYEKSGKTLTVGFNRRFSPHIEKIKSLVGDSQMNVIATMNAGFIPANVWVHDMKTGGGRIIGEACHYIDLISFLTGSKVKSVCMNAMGINPEENTDNASILLKYENGSTGVINYFANGSKAYSKERVEVFSQERTIIMDNFRETKGYGVRGFSKLKTTMDKGHKNQFHRLINTIQSGGEALIPFDSIVNTTQASFAAIESLKENRWVDVK; via the coding sequence ATGAAACAAATAATACAATCCTTTAAAACAGGAGAAACAATATTGGAAGAGGTTCCTGTACCGCAGGTTAAAAGGGGGTGCTTGCTCATCAAGACTTCAAAGTCGTTAGTGTCTATAGGTACGGAGCGTATGCTGGTGGAGTTTGGCAAGTCTAATTACTTGCAAAAGGCGAAGCAACAGCCTGATAAGGTGAAGCAGGTGCTAGATAAGATTAAAACTGATGGACTGAAACCAACGGTTGAAGCGGTGTTTAATAAACTGGGTGAGCCTATCCCTTTGGGTTATTGCAATGTGGGTGAGGTTATTGCTGTTGGTGAAGGTGTTAGTGGTTTTGAGGTTGGTGATAGGGTTGCTTCTAATGGTGCGCATGCTGAGTTTGTGTGTGTGCCGAAGAACTTGGTGGCTCATATTCCTGATAATGTTTCTGATGAAGAGGCGGCTTTTACTGTTGTTGGTTCTATTGGTCTTCAAGGTATAAGATTGCTGAATCCTACTCTTGGTGAGACTGTAGTGGTGATTGGACTTGGCTTAATTGGCTTGCTTACTGCTCAGTTGCTTAAAGCTAATGGTTGTAGAGTGATTGGTTCTGACTTGGATGAGGAGAAGCTTGCTCTTGCCGAGAAGTGGGGTATAATACCTTTTAACTCGGGTAAGGGTGATGTGGTGAAGTTCGTGGAGGAACAGACTGGTGGTGTTGGTGCTGATGGTGTTATAATAACTGCATCGGCTAACACGGATACTATCATTTCTCAGGCTGCAAGGATGAGCAGAAAGAGGGGTAAGATTGTTCTTGTTGGGGTGATTGGTTTAAATATTAGTCGCGCCGAGTTTTATGATAAGGAGCTTACTTTTCAGGTTTCCTGTTCTTATGGTCCGGGAAGATACGACGATAACTACGAACAAAAAGGAATGGATTACCCGCTACCGTTTGTACGATGGACGGAACAAAGGAATTTTGAGTCGGTACTCTATGCCATCTCTTCGGGTGCTCTGCAGGTGAAGGAGATGATTACGGAGGTTGTGCCACTTGATGAGTATAAAAAGATTTATGGTGATATTGGTTCTCACAAGTCTATTGCTACTATAATAAGTTATGATAGTGGTGAGAAAAACTTACCATCTCACACTGTTTCGTTTGCTATTAATAGCTTTAAGGGTGCTAAGGGTGTTATAGGCGTTGTTGGGGCTGGTAACTTTACAAAAATGACTTTGATGCCAGCACTTAAAAATAGTGGGGCGTATTTTAAATATATTGCAAGTCAAGGTGGGCTTTCAAGTACTACCCTTGCTAAGAAGTTCGGTTTTTCGCATTCTACTACCGATTACAGAGAGATCTTGAAGGATGACGAGGTTGATACCTTGTTTATCATTACTCGACACGATTTGCACGCTAAATTGGTTGTTGAGGGTCTTCAGGCAGGTAAGAATGTGTTTGTAGAGAAACCTCTTGCTCTTAATGAGAAAGAACTTCAGAATATTATTGATGTTTATGAGAAATCAGGTAAGACCCTCACAGTAGGTTTCAACCGTAGGTTCTCTCCGCATATCGAAAAGATTAAAAGCCTTGTTGGCGACAGTCAGATGAATGTAATAGCTACTATGAATGCCGGTTTTATTCCTGCTAATGTGTGGGTTCATGACATGAAAACCGGAGGTGGCAGAATAATTGGTGAGGCTTGTCATTATATCGATTTGATTAGTTTTCTAACTGGTAGTAAAGTAAAGTCTGTTTGTATGAATGCTATGGGAATTAATCCTGAGGAGAATACAGATAATGCTTCTATTTTATTGAAGTATGAGAATGGATCGACAGGGGTTATAAACTACTTTGCAAATGGCTCTAAGGCTTATTCTAAGGAGCGTGTGGAAGTTTTTTCTCAGGAACGTACTATTATCATGGATAACTTCCGTGAGACTAAGGGGTATGGTGTTAGAGGTTTCTCTAAACTAAAGACTACAATGGATAAGGGGCATAAGAATCAGTTTCATAGATTGATTAATACTATCCAATCAGGAGGAGAAGCTCTAATTCCATTTGATAGTATAGTAAATACTACGCAGGCAAGCTTTGCTGCTATTGAGAGTTTGAAGGAGAATAGGTGGGTGGATGTTAAATAA
- the wecC gene encoding UDP-N-acetyl-D-mannosamine dehydrogenase yields MKACFIGLGYIGLPTAIVAADNGVEVVGVDVNPHVVETINKGKIHIVEPGLADLAAKVVSNGWLKAQSEPESSDVFLIVVPTPFTGDHEPDTSYVEAATRNVIPFLKEGDLYIIESTSPVGTTENMAELIFSERPELKDKIYIAYCPERVLPGNIIYELVNNDRVIGGLNPESTEKAVEFYSKFVKGVCHKTNTRTAEMCKLTENSSRDVQIAFANELSIICDKAGINVWELIELANKHPRVNILQPGSGVGGHCIAVDPYFITSAFPMESQIIGKARELNNYKAFWCAEKTQTAIKNFELEHGREPVVALMGLAFKPNIDDLRESPAKYIATKVMQGHNNADFLIVEPNIDDHKVFKLTDYKEAYDKADIIAILVAHNQFKELPWSDDKVILDFAGVFRK; encoded by the coding sequence ATGAAAGCATGTTTCATAGGACTGGGATACATAGGTCTCCCTACAGCAATAGTTGCTGCGGATAACGGTGTTGAAGTAGTTGGGGTGGATGTAAACCCTCATGTAGTTGAGACTATCAACAAGGGTAAGATTCATATAGTGGAGCCGGGACTGGCAGACCTTGCTGCGAAAGTAGTAAGTAATGGTTGGCTTAAAGCACAGTCAGAGCCTGAATCAAGTGATGTGTTTCTTATAGTGGTACCTACTCCATTTACAGGTGATCACGAGCCTGACACTTCTTACGTGGAAGCAGCTACCCGTAATGTTATTCCTTTCCTGAAAGAGGGGGATCTGTACATTATTGAGTCAACTTCACCAGTTGGAACTACTGAGAATATGGCGGAATTGATTTTCAGTGAACGTCCGGAACTAAAAGATAAGATTTATATTGCTTATTGCCCTGAGAGGGTACTTCCAGGTAATATTATTTATGAGTTGGTGAATAATGACAGGGTTATAGGTGGACTTAATCCTGAATCAACAGAAAAGGCTGTTGAGTTTTACAGCAAGTTTGTAAAAGGTGTTTGTCACAAAACAAATACTCGCACTGCAGAGATGTGTAAGCTTACAGAAAACTCATCAAGAGATGTGCAGATTGCATTTGCCAATGAGTTGTCTATTATTTGTGATAAAGCAGGTATTAATGTATGGGAGCTGATTGAACTGGCTAATAAACACCCAAGGGTGAATATTCTTCAGCCGGGTAGTGGTGTGGGTGGTCACTGTATTGCGGTGGATCCATACTTTATTACTTCTGCTTTCCCTATGGAGAGTCAGATTATTGGTAAGGCAAGAGAGCTTAATAATTACAAGGCTTTCTGGTGTGCAGAGAAAACACAGACAGCTATTAAGAATTTTGAACTGGAGCACGGCAGAGAACCTGTTGTGGCACTGATGGGACTGGCTTTTAAACCTAACATTGACGACCTGCGTGAATCTCCTGCCAAGTATATTGCAACTAAGGTTATGCAGGGACATAATAATGCTGATTTCCTTATTGTTGAGCCTAATATTGATGATCACAAGGTATTTAAACTGACTGATTACAAAGAAGCTTATGATAAGGCTGATATTATAGCTATACTGGTTGCCCATAATCAGTTCAAGGAACTACCCTGGAGTGATGATAAGGTGATTCTTGATTTCGCAGGGGTATTTAGAAAATAG
- the wecB gene encoding non-hydrolyzing UDP-N-acetylglucosamine 2-epimerase, which produces MEQKKRVMLVFGTRPEAIKVAPLVKEFQKHTDRFETIVCVTGQHREMLDQVLHLFDIKPDYDLNIMKQGQDLYDVTARVLTGLRDVYSESKPDVVFVHGDTTTSMAAALAAFYQQIPVAHIEAGLRTHNIYSPWPEEMNRQITSRISVYNLAPTALSKENLLKEGVDESTITITGNTVIDALYLVLDKIKSDKSLQSEIKATLINSGLPGEMVEDFTSPLPNKRKLVLITGHRRENFGDGFINMCNAIKTLTEKYPEVDFVYPMHLNPNVRKPIKEIFGESVINNIHFIEPLEYLPFVYLMNQSTLVLTDSGGIQEEAPGLGKPVLVMRDTTERPEAVEAGTVKLVGTNYDLIVSETSRLLDDEEYYNTMSQANNPYGDGQACERIIEFIGER; this is translated from the coding sequence ATGGAACAAAAAAAACGGGTGATGCTGGTATTCGGTACTCGTCCGGAAGCAATTAAAGTGGCTCCTCTGGTGAAGGAGTTTCAAAAACATACCGATAGATTTGAAACAATTGTATGTGTAACAGGTCAGCATCGCGAAATGCTTGATCAGGTACTACATCTTTTTGATATAAAGCCCGATTATGATCTTAATATAATGAAACAGGGTCAGGACCTTTATGATGTTACAGCTCGTGTGCTTACAGGACTAAGAGATGTTTATAGTGAATCAAAGCCTGATGTTGTTTTCGTGCATGGAGACACAACCACATCAATGGCTGCAGCACTGGCCGCATTTTATCAACAGATTCCGGTTGCTCATATTGAGGCAGGGCTAAGAACTCACAACATTTACAGTCCATGGCCGGAAGAGATGAACAGGCAGATTACAAGCAGAATCTCGGTATATAACCTGGCTCCTACTGCTCTTAGTAAAGAGAACCTATTAAAGGAGGGTGTTGATGAATCTACTATTACCATTACAGGAAATACAGTTATTGATGCTTTGTATTTGGTTTTAGATAAGATCAAGAGTGATAAGAGTCTGCAGTCTGAAATTAAAGCTACTCTTATAAATAGTGGTCTGCCCGGTGAGATGGTAGAGGATTTTACATCACCTCTTCCAAATAAGCGTAAGCTGGTACTTATAACTGGGCACAGGAGAGAAAACTTTGGAGATGGGTTTATAAATATGTGTAACGCTATTAAAACTCTCACTGAGAAATATCCTGAGGTGGATTTTGTTTATCCTATGCACCTGAATCCAAATGTCAGAAAACCAATTAAAGAGATTTTTGGAGAATCTGTTATTAATAACATCCACTTTATTGAACCTCTGGAATATCTTCCTTTTGTCTATCTGATGAATCAGAGTACTTTGGTACTGACCGACAGCGGTGGTATACAGGAAGAAGCCCCAGGATTGGGTAAACCTGTATTGGTGATGCGCGACACTACAGAACGTCCTGAAGCAGTGGAAGCCGGTACTGTAAAGCTTGTTGGCACTAACTATGATCTTATAGTTTCCGAAACTTCACGTTTATTGGATGATGAAGAATACTACAACACAATGTCGCAGGCAAATAATCCTTATGGTGATGGACAGGCTTGTGAGAGGATAATTGAGTTTATCGGGGAGAGGTAG